CGACTGGATGGTATACGCCTGCCTCGCCTTGGGCCTGTTCTTCGCCGTGCGCCTGGCTGCGACCGGCACGCTGTAGCCCGCGGGTGGCGGCTGTCGCGCGCCAGAGACAGCCGCTGTCCCTTCGCTTCAAGGGGTTAGGTACCGCTTGGTCGGCCAGCGTCGCCCGCTGGCGACCTGCGCAAACACGATCCTGAACCCGAAGGCGGTCCATTGCGGCGGAGTGCGCGGGTCTACTCCGCGCTCGGCGCGGCTCCCTTTAAGGGCGCTGCATCTTGCAGGTAGTGGGCAGCAAGGTGTCCTTGGCTTCGATGCGCCCCTCGGTGCGGAACCCCATTCCGGTGCGCTCCACGTCGAACTTGGCGCCCGGCTTCCCGGCCTTGGTCAGCGTGGATATGAACATCGGCTGCAGGATCTGATGGTTGTCCGCGCGCATGACGATTTCGCCGGTGAAGGCTTGGAGCTTCATGCCTTCGAGGGCTCGGGCAACCTTTAGAGGGTCGGTGGACTTGGTTTCGTTCATCGCCCTGACCAGCATGTCCATCGCGTTTTTGAGGTTGAGCCAGTAGAAGTCGTCCTTTGAATCGGGGAAGCGCTTGCGGTAGCGCTGAACGATGGCATCCGACTTCGCGTCGCCGACATTGCTGAACCAGTGGCTGACCTGTCGCACGTGCCCGTCGCCGGCTTCCCCGATTGCGGCCGGCCCTCCGGCTACCCCTGCATAGTAGGTGTAGTACTCGACGTTCAAACCCGCTTCCTTGCCGGCGCGCACCAGCAGCGCGAGGTCGGCACCCCAGTTGCCAGTCACTACGGTGTCGGCGCCGGAAGCACGGATCTTCGCGACGTAGGGCGAGAAGTCCTTGACCTTGCCCAGGGGGTGCAGGTCGTCGCCGACGATCTGCACATCCGGGCGCTTGGCCTTGAGCATCTCCTTCGCAGCCCTGGCCACCGCGTGCCCGAAGGCGTAGTCCTGGTTGATCAGGTACACCTTCCTGATCTTCTTCTGCGTGGCCATATAGCTGGTCAGCGCCGCCATCTTCATGTCCGCGTCCGCGTCGAAGCGGAAATGCCAGAAGTTGCAGCGGTCGTTGGTGAGCGCGGGGTCCACCGCTCCGTAGTTCAGATACAGGATGGGCCGGTCGGGATTGCGCGTGTTGTGCTTGGCCACCGCATCGCTGAGCGCTCCGGCCACCGCCGAGGAATTGCCCTGGAAGAAAAAGCGCACGTCGCGGTCGATCAGCTGCTGCAGCTGAATGAGCGCGTCCTGCGGATTGGCCTTGCTGTCCAGCGCCACCAGCTCGAGCCGTCGTCCGAGCACGCCGCCGCCCGCGTTGACCTCCTCGATGAGCA
This portion of the Burkholderiales bacterium genome encodes:
- a CDS encoding branched-chain amino acid ABC transporter substrate-binding protein, with the protein product MKRSCSRMLALAGAAIGLILGSAVAIADTIRIGYIDPLSGTFGNVGENGMRTLQMLIEEVNAGGGVLGRRLELVALDSKANPQDALIQLQQLIDRDVRFFFQGNSSAVAGALSDAVAKHNTRNPDRPILYLNYGAVDPALTNDRCNFWHFRFDADADMKMAALTSYMATQKKIRKVYLINQDYAFGHAVARAAKEMLKAKRPDVQIVGDDLHPLGKVKDFSPYVAKIRASGADTVVTGNWGADLALLVRAGKEAGLNVEYYTYYAGVAGGPAAIGEAGDGHVRQVSHWFSNVGDAKSDAIVQRYRKRFPDSKDDFYWLNLKNAMDMLVRAMNETKSTDPLKVARALEGMKLQAFTGEIVMRADNHQILQPMFISTLTKAGKPGAKFDVERTGMGFRTEGRIEAKDTLLPTTCKMQRP